The Anabaena sp. PCC 7108 region CTCAACAATAGCTTCTAATCGACTAATTTTGGCTTCGACTCCTGCTGAAATCATTTCCTGTCCACCCCAATTTTGAGAAATCATCATATTAATATTGTTAGTATTCATCCAATAATTTCATAATCAGTAATACAAGACTAAATTCTGATTTTCAGTATCAAAAAAGTCCAACTGATTTTCATACTCTTATGCATTCCCAAAAAGTATTTAAGTTACAGTCAATTGTCAGTAATTGAAATTGATAAGTTTTTAGTCAACCTACATAAACCCTTTTCTAATCTTGCTTATAGCAACAACGCTGTATTTTGAAATGGGTTGTATCTGTTTAGACTATCCTATTAATTGCTTACTGTTTCCAACAAGAGGTTAAGGGTTAATTACTGATTGAGTAATTATAAAAATCATAAAACCTACTTGTACTGACTCTTTCTAGAAGTGCGTTTTATCGCTAACTGTGGAGACTGTATATATAAGGTTTCTATGGTATTTATTTAGCGCTGCCTCACATAAAATTGATATTATATTCAGCGGTATTTTATTTGATCTAAGTTGCTAATACAGCTTAATAAAAATTATTATCCTTTGAAAAGGTTAAAAAGCTGATAAGACTTGCTCTATTCCCTCTTAACCTCCAGCATAGCTGAAGAATTGCAGTAGTACCACAGGGCGGAATTAAAAGTTAAAAAAGCAGATTAAACAAGTTTTTTACTAGCCTTTAATGATACCTTTATTTCCGCCACAGTGGACTAAAAATTTACGTTATTAAATGAATGATTTACCTAAAAATACAATCCCAATACCACAAAAAGCTAAACCAGCCCAGCGAATTTTACTTGCTAATATTGGCTGAATTTCTTTTCCACCCATAATTGCACCACTTTCTCTAGAACAGAGAAAAATCACACTTTGAGTTAAGGTGACACCAATAATATAAGTAACTACAGTTACTATTCCTGCACCAAGGATTGATTCACCATCAGCATAACCCTGAAATAAACCAGCCGCCGCACTGACTATGGCAATCACTAACCAACTAAGTTGAATTTGCTGGACTAAAATGATGCCAAAAGCGATAGTAAAAATAGCGATCGCTATTTCTGTACCTAGTAAATTTAGTTGGTACAAATGAATTATTTGTCCACACAAAGCAGCTATCACAAAAGATGCACCTATCCAAGCACCACGTCCAAATCTGGCAGCCAGTAAGCCAATGGCAACTATACCAGCTAACCTGTCTAAGGCAATAACTGGATCAGCTATACCCCAAATTAACCCTTCCCATGAGTTGGAAATAGTGTGTGCAACTGGTACTCCACCTGATGAACTTAGTAGACTAATGAGGACTAAAGCTGCGATCGCTCCAATGTGTCTGTACTGTCTGGATACGGGTAGTT contains the following coding sequences:
- a CDS encoding HupE/UreJ family protein, whose product is MFKIPLTASSNLRKLPVSRQYRHIGAIAALVLISLLSSSGGVPVAHTISNSWEGLIWGIADPVIALDRLAGIVAIGLLAARFGRGAWIGASFVIAALCGQIIHLYQLNLLGTEIAIAIFTIAFGIILVQQIQLSWLVIAIVSAAAGLFQGYADGESILGAGIVTVVTYIIGVTLTQSVIFLCSRESGAIMGGKEIQPILASKIRWAGLAFCGIGIVFLGKSFI